In Gemmatimonadales bacterium, the following are encoded in one genomic region:
- a CDS encoding putative zinc-binding metallopeptidase, whose amino-acid sequence MAAEPVRFHESNLWSTPIRDLGLTIQDTPLEPILEEFAGELQRIGLIRVRPRFYLSTEWGVPFETVAIAIPFYLARPDLTALHAERVGHVEGFDRADILRYLRHEMGHVVNYAYCLYEEEEWVKQFGSITQPYAEEYRPEPFSRRYVRHLPGWYAQKHPDEDWAETFAVWMTPELDWRAEYGPWPVACAKLAYCERTVAALRNQDPMVTDAELDEDVGEIEYSLDQYYRNVPTALGEPPPGLDGALRAIFQDLGTDEGMSLEEPLAPAAALIRRLEPGLMANIFRWTGHFPERTRALLRYLADRADQLQQGYASGREASAIVAFTTFVTSLAMNYVQRGSYLPEPG is encoded by the coding sequence ATGGCCGCCGAGCCCGTACGCTTTCATGAGTCGAATCTCTGGTCGACGCCTATCCGGGATCTTGGCCTGACCATCCAGGACACCCCGCTGGAGCCTATCCTGGAGGAGTTTGCCGGCGAGCTTCAGCGGATCGGCCTCATCCGCGTCCGCCCCCGGTTCTACCTGTCCACCGAGTGGGGCGTCCCCTTCGAGACGGTGGCGATCGCCATCCCCTTCTATCTCGCCCGGCCCGATCTCACCGCACTGCACGCGGAGCGGGTGGGTCACGTCGAAGGATTCGACCGGGCCGACATCCTGCGCTACCTGCGCCACGAGATGGGGCACGTGGTGAACTACGCCTATTGCCTCTACGAGGAGGAGGAGTGGGTCAAGCAGTTCGGCTCCATCACCCAGCCGTACGCCGAGGAGTACCGGCCCGAGCCGTTCAGCCGGCGGTACGTACGGCACCTGCCCGGCTGGTACGCCCAGAAGCATCCTGACGAGGATTGGGCCGAGACTTTCGCGGTCTGGATGACGCCGGAGCTCGATTGGCGGGCGGAGTACGGCCCCTGGCCGGTAGCCTGCGCCAAGCTGGCCTACTGCGAGCGGACGGTGGCGGCGCTCCGCAACCAGGACCCGATGGTCACCGACGCGGAGCTGGATGAGGATGTGGGGGAGATCGAATATTCGCTGGATCAGTACTACCGGAACGTGCCGACCGCCCTGGGCGAGCCCCCACCCGGGCTGGACGGTGCCCTGCGGGCGATCTTTCAGGATCTCGGTACCGACGAGGGGATGTCACTGGAGGAGCCGCTGGCTCCGGCGGCGGCGCTCATCCGCCGGCTTGAGCCCGGGCTGATGGCCAACATCTTCCGCTGGACCGGCCATTTCCCGGAGCGGACCCGGGCCCTGCTCCGCTATCTGGCCGACCGCGCGGACCAGCTGCAACAGGGGTACGCGTCGGGCCGCGAAGCCTCGGCCATCGTGGCGTTCACCACGTTCGTGACCAGCCTGGCCATGAATTACGTGCAGCGGGGGAGCTATCTGCCCGAGCCGGGCTAG
- a CDS encoding DUF885 domain-containing protein — MDLKYHFDPSAASAAGLVIHDARLGSFDPQTVREYLSALRSVSGALEELDVEEVQDEIDRTALLGEIRSTISRLEVERPQVRNPGFWLAHLFQALYSVLARQDAVGPRAPAALERLQAIPGFLDAARTTLDGPPMVFVDSALAMLGGGGELVVQLAMAMAGEAPDLRERLQTAAAAALESLKAFGAALRDEVEPHPDPQAFAIGEEQFSRRLHFEHALTSGAPELWRYGLHLQEETEARLAELAAAMGTRPWRELVDELRGDAPAPDDILDAYREELDRAHRFVLEHDLVTTPSGPVEVVPTPAFLASLVPFAAYEPPPIYLGAQHGRFYVTRPDPTLPPEAFAQQRRGHCRHAIAAMVAHEAYPGHHLQLVTAQELGSEVRRHLWTPVMVEGWALYCEQLMDEAGYYRTAEERLFQQVNLLWRAVRVVLDVGLHTRGMTPLEAVDYMVTHLPIERRSAEAEVRRYCAMPTYQLCYAVGRRELLRLRDAVRQLAGADFNPKRFHDTVLAYGGLPVSLARWGMALAE, encoded by the coding sequence CTGGACCTCAAGTATCACTTCGATCCCTCGGCCGCGAGCGCGGCCGGGCTGGTGATCCATGACGCGCGTCTGGGGAGCTTCGATCCCCAGACCGTCCGGGAGTACCTCTCCGCACTCCGCTCGGTCTCCGGCGCGCTGGAGGAGCTGGATGTGGAGGAGGTGCAGGACGAGATCGACCGGACCGCGCTCCTGGGGGAGATCCGCAGCACCATCTCCCGGCTGGAGGTGGAGCGCCCCCAGGTGCGGAACCCGGGGTTCTGGCTGGCCCACCTGTTTCAGGCGCTCTATTCGGTGCTCGCCCGCCAGGACGCGGTCGGTCCCCGCGCACCCGCCGCGCTGGAGCGTCTGCAGGCCATTCCCGGCTTCCTCGACGCGGCCCGCACCACGCTGGACGGACCGCCCATGGTCTTCGTCGACTCCGCGCTGGCGATGCTCGGGGGCGGGGGCGAGCTGGTGGTGCAGCTCGCGATGGCGATGGCCGGCGAGGCGCCCGATCTGCGCGAGCGGCTGCAGACGGCGGCGGCCGCCGCGCTCGAGAGCCTCAAGGCCTTCGGCGCGGCGCTCCGGGACGAGGTCGAGCCCCACCCCGATCCCCAGGCGTTCGCCATCGGGGAGGAGCAGTTCAGTCGCCGGCTGCACTTCGAGCACGCGCTCACTTCGGGTGCGCCGGAGCTCTGGCGTTACGGCCTCCACCTGCAGGAGGAGACCGAGGCCCGGCTGGCCGAGCTGGCCGCGGCGATGGGCACGCGACCCTGGCGGGAGCTGGTGGACGAGCTCCGGGGCGATGCGCCGGCTCCGGACGATATTCTGGACGCCTACCGCGAGGAGCTCGACCGGGCGCACCGCTTCGTCCTCGAGCACGATCTGGTCACGACGCCGTCCGGCCCGGTCGAGGTGGTGCCCACGCCGGCGTTTCTGGCGTCGCTGGTGCCGTTCGCGGCGTACGAGCCGCCGCCGATCTACCTCGGCGCGCAGCACGGCCGTTTCTACGTCACGCGACCCGATCCGACGCTGCCGCCGGAGGCGTTCGCCCAGCAGCGGCGGGGCCACTGCCGGCACGCCATCGCCGCCATGGTGGCGCACGAGGCCTATCCCGGCCATCACCTGCAGCTGGTCACCGCCCAGGAGCTCGGCTCCGAGGTCCGGCGCCACCTCTGGACGCCGGTCATGGTCGAGGGCTGGGCGCTCTACTGCGAGCAGCTGATGGACGAGGCCGGCTACTACCGCACCGCGGAGGAGCGACTCTTCCAGCAGGTGAACCTGCTCTGGCGCGCGGTGCGGGTGGTGCTCGACGTCGGTCTGCACACCCGCGGGATGACGCCGCTCGAGGCCGTCGACTACATGGTGACCCACCTCCCCATCGAGCGCCGGAGCGCGGAGGCCGAGGTGCGCCGATACTGCGCGATGCCCACGTACCAGTTGTGCTACGCCGTCGGGCGGCGTGAGCTGCTGCGTCTGCGCGACGCGGTCCGCCAGCTCGCGGGCGCCGACTTCAACCCGAAGCGCTTCCACGATACGGTGCTCGCCTACGGCGGGCTGCCCGTCTCTCTCGCCCGCTGGGGCATGGCTCTCGCCGAGTAG